The proteins below come from a single Zhouia spongiae genomic window:
- the sucC gene encoding ADP-forming succinate--CoA ligase subunit beta has translation MNLHEYQGKEILASFGVKVQRGIVAHNAQEAVAGAKQLTEDTGTGWHVIKAQIHAGGRGKGGGVKLAKNLKEVEEIADQIIGMDLVTPQTPKEGKRVHQVLVAEDVYYPGPSETSEFYMSVLLDRSKGRNMIMYSTEGGMDIEEVAETTPHLIFTEEIDPAIGLMPFQARRVAFNLGLSGNAFKEMVKFVSSLYNAYVKSDASLFEINPVLKTSDDKILAVDAKVTIDDNALYRHPDYAEMRDLREEDPIEVEAKAAGLNFVNLDGNVGCMVNGAGLAMATMDLIKMAGGAPANFLDVGGTADAKRVETAFRIILKDTNVKAILVNIFGGIVRCDRVAQGIVDAYKNMGDAINVPIIVRLQGTNAEIAKELIDNSGLAVHSAIEFQEAADKVQEVLK, from the coding sequence ATGAATTTACACGAATATCAAGGAAAAGAAATATTAGCAAGTTTTGGTGTAAAAGTTCAGCGTGGTATTGTAGCACACAATGCGCAAGAAGCTGTAGCTGGTGCCAAGCAATTAACTGAAGATACCGGAACCGGATGGCATGTTATTAAAGCCCAAATTCACGCAGGCGGCCGCGGAAAAGGTGGAGGAGTAAAGCTTGCTAAAAATCTTAAGGAAGTAGAAGAAATAGCAGATCAGATTATAGGTATGGATCTCGTAACTCCTCAAACTCCTAAAGAAGGAAAGCGAGTACATCAGGTATTAGTAGCTGAGGATGTCTATTATCCCGGTCCTAGCGAAACCTCTGAGTTTTATATGTCTGTACTTTTAGACAGAAGTAAAGGGCGTAATATGATTATGTACTCTACAGAGGGAGGAATGGATATAGAAGAAGTTGCTGAAACGACACCTCATTTGATTTTTACGGAAGAAATTGATCCTGCGATAGGCTTGATGCCTTTTCAGGCCAGGAGAGTGGCTTTTAACTTAGGGCTTTCGGGGAATGCTTTCAAGGAGATGGTGAAGTTTGTCAGTTCTCTGTACAATGCTTACGTGAAGTCAGATGCTTCGTTATTTGAAATCAACCCGGTTTTAAAGACTTCTGATGATAAGATTTTAGCAGTTGATGCTAAAGTTACTATCGACGACAATGCTTTATACCGTCATCCTGACTATGCTGAAATGAGAGACCTTCGTGAGGAAGACCCGATCGAGGTAGAAGCAAAAGCTGCCGGATTGAACTTTGTCAACCTTGATGGTAATGTAGGATGTATGGTAAACGGAGCCGGTTTGGCAATGGCTACCATGGATTTGATTAAAATGGCCGGCGGAGCACCTGCAAACTTTTTGGATGTTGGTGGTACTGCTGATGCCAAACGTGTTGAAACGGCTTTTCGCATCATCTTAAAAGATACAAATGTAAAAGCAATCCTGGTAAACATCTTTGGTGGTATTGTACGTTGTGACAGGGTAGCACAAGGTATTGTAGATGCATATAAGAATATGGGCGATGCTATTAATGTCCCTATCATTGTTCGTTTACAGGGAACAAATGCAGAGATTGCCAAGGAACTTATTGATAATTCAGGATTGGCTGTTCATTCAGCAATTGAATTCCAGGAGGCAGCAGATAAAGTTCAGGAGGTATTAAAATAA
- a CDS encoding alpha/beta hydrolase, which produces MRLFFLGFILLFLVQIHAQTTASVQVSTFIIEAPQLKTSKRIWIYLPKSYKNSNKRYPVIYMHDAQNLFDINTSYAGEWHIDESLDELNAEVIVVGIEHGNKKRIDELTPFEHPDYKGGKGKDYLDFIVETVKPHIDLAFRTLPDRKHTTIFGSSLGGLISFYALFEYNNTFGQAGVFSPSFWYSDKIFLMVENLKTLPDVKIYLATGADEGENMVPDQEKMVSLLLKKKLPSKNIKHYIVKNQKHNESFWGKEFTKAYKWLLKDCY; this is translated from the coding sequence ATGCGTTTATTTTTTCTTGGTTTTATATTATTATTTCTCGTCCAAATTCACGCACAGACAACTGCTTCTGTCCAGGTTTCTACTTTTATTATAGAAGCTCCCCAACTAAAAACGAGTAAAAGGATTTGGATATATCTGCCTAAAAGTTATAAGAACTCAAATAAAAGATATCCTGTTATTTACATGCATGATGCACAAAACCTGTTTGACATCAATACTTCTTACGCTGGAGAATGGCACATAGACGAGAGCCTGGACGAACTAAATGCCGAGGTTATCGTTGTTGGTATCGAACACGGTAACAAAAAAAGGATAGACGAGCTTACACCTTTCGAGCATCCTGATTACAAAGGAGGGAAAGGCAAGGATTACCTGGATTTTATCGTAGAAACCGTAAAACCCCATATCGATCTTGCTTTCAGAACGCTTCCAGACAGGAAACATACCACTATCTTTGGCAGCTCTTTGGGCGGACTTATTTCCTTTTATGCCCTTTTCGAATATAACAATACATTTGGACAAGCGGGGGTATTTTCTCCGAGTTTTTGGTATTCAGATAAAATTTTTTTGATGGTCGAAAACCTGAAAACACTACCCGATGTAAAGATCTACCTTGCAACAGGAGCAGACGAAGGTGAAAACATGGTACCCGATCAGGAGAAAATGGTCTCATTGCTATTGAAAAAAAAATTACCATCAAAAAATATCAAACATTATATTGTAAAGAATCAGAAACACAATGAATCCTTCTGGGGAAAAGAGTTTACCAAGGCTTATAAATGGCTTCTAAAGGACTGTTATTAA
- a CDS encoding TerB family tellurite resistance protein produces MSNHSEKLSLLSDLVALIKADHQITDKEMGFLRMIAARLDVNDNDLNKLFNSDVPFTPPSSEAQRILQFHRMVLLMNVDQDEHPDELNKIRELGVRLGLNPFAINQVLKVMDQFDGKVVPPDVLINIFKTQYN; encoded by the coding sequence ATGAGTAACCATTCAGAAAAATTAAGTTTGTTATCCGATTTAGTCGCGCTTATTAAAGCCGATCATCAAATAACAGATAAAGAAATGGGGTTTTTACGAATGATCGCAGCCAGATTAGACGTGAATGATAACGATCTGAATAAGTTATTTAATTCTGATGTTCCGTTTACACCTCCCTCATCTGAAGCGCAGCGAATACTTCAATTTCATCGAATGGTATTACTGATGAATGTAGATCAAGATGAGCACCCTGACGAATTAAACAAGATCAGGGAGTTGGGGGTTCGGCTTGGGCTGAATCCGTTTGCTATAAACCAGGTGTTGAAGGTAATGGACCAGTTTGATGGCAAGGTTGTGCCTCCGGATGTCCTCATTAATATATTTAAGACGCAATACAATTAG
- a CDS encoding Hsp20/alpha crystallin family protein: MNLVKRNPNVLFPSFIDELFNNDWYGGKEVRNFNAPAVNIKENDDSYSLELAAPGLKKEDINVSVDENILSISSEVKTEKEETQEGGRYTRKEFNYSSFRRSFTLPETANEDQIDASYADGVLKVTIPKKEEALPKQKRMISIS, from the coding sequence ATGAACTTAGTAAAAAGAAACCCGAATGTGTTATTTCCATCTTTTATCGATGAATTGTTCAACAATGATTGGTACGGAGGGAAAGAGGTAAGGAACTTTAATGCCCCGGCTGTTAATATCAAAGAAAATGACGATAGTTATTCTTTAGAACTGGCAGCACCCGGATTAAAGAAGGAGGACATAAATGTTTCGGTAGACGAAAACATTTTATCAATTTCATCGGAGGTAAAAACAGAAAAAGAGGAAACGCAGGAAGGAGGCAGGTATACCCGAAAAGAATTTAATTATTCTTCTTTCAGAAGGTCTTTCACTTTGCCCGAAACCGCAAATGAGGATCAGATTGACGCATCCTATGCCGATGGTGTTTTAAAGGTAACAATACCTAAAAAAGAAGAAGCATTACCGAAGCAGAAAAGAATGATTTCAATTTCTTAA
- the uvrB gene encoding excinuclease ABC subunit UvrB → MKFKIESEYKPTGDQPEAIKQLASGIETDERYQTLLGVTGSGKTFTVANVVQEVQRPTLVLAHNKTLAAQLYSEFKQFFPDNAVEYFVSYYDYYQPEAYLPVTGTYIEKDLSINDEIEKLRLSATSALLSGRRDVLVVASVSCLYGIGNPVEFQKNVIKIERDQVISRTKFLHQLVQSLYSRTTAEFMNGNFRVKGDVVDVFPSYADHAYRIHFFGDEIEEIEAFDPANNAIIEKYDRLNIYPANMFVTSPDVLQNAIRDIQDDLVRQIDYFKETGKHLEAKRLEERTNFDLEMIRELGYCSGIENYSRYLDGREPGTRPFCLLDYFPDDYLMVVDESHVTIPQVHAMYGGDRSRKETLVDYGFRLPAAMDNRPLKFEEFEALQNQVIYVSATPADYELGLSGGVYVEQVIRPTGLLDPEIEVRPSENQIDDLMEEIQLRVEKDERVLVTTLTKRMAEELTKYLTRTGIRCRYIHSDIDTLERVEIMQDLRKGLFDVLVGVNLLREGLDLPEVSLVAILDADKEGFLRSARSLTQTVGRAARNLNGKAIMYADKITNSMQKTIDETNYRREKQVRYNTENNITPTALKKSLESILIKSKTSDYEMNHSLMAAAEPDTAYMSKDDIDKLIRNKRKEMEKAAKELDFIQAAKLRDEIKKLQEESKTS, encoded by the coding sequence ATGAAATTTAAAATCGAATCAGAATACAAACCTACCGGAGATCAACCGGAAGCAATTAAACAACTGGCCTCCGGTATTGAAACAGATGAAAGGTATCAAACATTACTGGGGGTAACCGGTTCGGGCAAAACCTTTACCGTGGCGAATGTCGTGCAAGAAGTACAAAGACCGACATTGGTATTGGCACATAACAAAACTCTTGCTGCCCAACTTTACTCTGAATTCAAACAATTCTTTCCTGATAACGCGGTGGAATACTTCGTATCATATTACGATTATTACCAACCTGAAGCTTACCTTCCCGTTACGGGAACATATATCGAAAAAGATCTTTCTATTAATGATGAAATAGAAAAATTAAGACTGAGTGCTACTTCGGCTTTGTTATCCGGACGCAGGGACGTATTAGTGGTAGCATCCGTATCTTGTTTATATGGTATCGGAAATCCGGTGGAATTTCAAAAAAATGTAATAAAGATCGAAAGGGACCAGGTAATATCCAGAACCAAGTTCCTTCACCAACTGGTACAAAGTTTATATTCCAGGACAACGGCCGAATTTATGAACGGAAATTTCAGGGTTAAGGGAGATGTGGTAGATGTTTTTCCCAGCTATGCCGATCATGCATACCGAATCCATTTCTTCGGTGATGAAATAGAAGAAATTGAAGCTTTCGACCCGGCAAACAATGCTATTATTGAAAAATATGACAGGTTGAATATTTATCCGGCCAATATGTTCGTTACTTCACCCGATGTCCTGCAAAATGCCATCAGGGATATTCAGGATGATCTGGTCAGGCAAATTGACTATTTTAAGGAAACAGGAAAACACCTGGAAGCAAAACGGCTCGAAGAACGTACAAATTTTGACCTGGAAATGATACGGGAACTGGGCTATTGTTCTGGAATTGAAAATTATTCAAGATACCTGGACGGTCGCGAACCCGGAACCAGACCTTTCTGCCTACTGGACTATTTTCCGGACGACTACCTTATGGTTGTCGATGAAAGCCATGTAACCATACCTCAGGTACACGCCATGTATGGCGGGGACAGAAGCCGTAAAGAAACCCTAGTGGACTATGGTTTTCGCCTTCCTGCCGCTATGGATAACCGCCCGTTAAAATTTGAAGAATTTGAAGCTTTGCAAAACCAGGTAATATACGTATCTGCTACACCGGCTGATTATGAACTCGGACTAAGTGGAGGGGTTTATGTTGAACAGGTTATCCGTCCTACAGGTCTTCTGGATCCCGAAATTGAAGTGAGACCAAGTGAAAACCAGATTGATGACCTCATGGAGGAAATACAGTTACGGGTTGAAAAAGACGAACGTGTTTTGGTAACCACGCTGACAAAGCGAATGGCAGAAGAGCTGACAAAATACCTGACCAGAACCGGTATCAGATGCCGCTATATACACTCAGATATTGACACCCTTGAAAGGGTGGAGATAATGCAGGATTTAAGAAAAGGGCTCTTCGATGTACTGGTTGGGGTTAATTTACTAAGGGAAGGCCTTGATCTGCCTGAAGTTTCTCTGGTCGCCATTCTTGATGCCGATAAGGAAGGTTTTTTACGCAGTGCCAGATCGCTGACCCAGACAGTCGGCAGAGCTGCCCGGAATTTAAATGGGAAAGCTATAATGTATGCTGATAAAATAACGAACAGCATGCAAAAGACTATTGATGAGACAAACTACAGAAGAGAAAAGCAGGTTAGATACAACACAGAGAACAATATTACCCCCACTGCTTTAAAGAAAAGCCTTGAAAGTATTCTTATTAAATCTAAAACTTCGGACTACGAAATGAATCATAGTCTAATGGCAGCGGCAGAACCGGATACTGCTTATATGTCCAAGGATGATATTGATAAACTTATAAGAAATAAACGAAAGGAAATGGAAAAAGCGGCTAAAGAACTTGATTTTATTCAGGCTGCTAAACTTAGGGATGAGATTAAAAAACTTCAGGAAGAAAGCAAGACTTCCTAA
- a CDS encoding ABC transporter permease, whose protein sequence is MLRLLEIEFIKLWNSRVSKFLIIAYFVLLTSIALIAAIKFDIGPIKFHLAKEGIFNFPYIWHFNTFIAAFFKLFLAIVIVSMMANEYSNKTIKQNLIDGLSKKEFVLSKFLTVIGFSAISTAFIFVVSLILGLTYSDFNELSIIFSDLEFLLAFFIKLIGFFAFCLFLGMLVKRSAFALGFLILWQFIEGMIYLILRWKIDEHFASNVLSFLPLNAMSNLIKEPFTRLGAVQSVAKQIGEDVSYDFGVHWYEVLIVLAWTAIFVYWSYVLLKRRDL, encoded by the coding sequence ATGTTACGTCTTTTAGAAATAGAATTTATAAAACTTTGGAATAGCAGGGTAAGCAAGTTTTTAATTATAGCTTATTTCGTATTGCTGACCTCAATTGCATTAATTGCCGCTATAAAGTTCGATATCGGACCTATAAAATTCCACCTGGCCAAAGAAGGCATCTTTAATTTCCCGTACATCTGGCATTTTAATACCTTTATTGCCGCATTCTTCAAACTCTTTTTAGCTATCGTAATTGTATCGATGATGGCTAATGAGTACAGCAACAAAACCATAAAACAAAATCTCATTGACGGCTTGAGTAAAAAAGAGTTTGTATTGTCCAAATTCCTGACAGTTATTGGTTTTTCGGCCATATCAACGGCTTTTATATTTGTAGTATCCCTGATTCTGGGTCTCACTTATTCAGACTTCAATGAGCTTTCTATTATTTTTTCGGACCTTGAATTTCTCCTGGCCTTTTTTATTAAACTCATCGGTTTCTTTGCCTTTTGTCTGTTCCTGGGAATGTTGGTAAAACGGTCGGCCTTTGCATTAGGGTTTCTTATTCTCTGGCAATTTATCGAAGGGATGATCTACCTGATCCTACGCTGGAAAATCGACGAACATTTTGCTTCGAATGTACTTTCCTTTTTACCGCTTAATGCCATGAGCAATCTTATTAAGGAACCCTTCACGAGACTCGGTGCCGTACAATCGGTAGCAAAACAAATAGGCGAAGACGTGTCTTATGATTTTGGAGTACACTGGTACGAAGTATTGATTGTTTTGGCCTGGACGGCAATATTTGTATACTGGTCGTATGTTCTTTTAAAAAGAAGAGATCTGTAA
- a CDS encoding ABC transporter ATP-binding protein → MNTILRINNLTKKFGALTAVNDLSFTIEKGNVYGLLGPNGSGKSTTLGIVLNVVNKTSGDFSWFDGKTSTHEALKKVGAIIERPNFYPYMSAEKNLKLVCKIKGVSSHNIREKLELVGLWDRKDSKFSTYSLGMKQRLAIASALLNDPEILILDEPTNGLDPQGIHQIRELITRIAGKGTTILLASHLLDEVEKVCSHVVVLRKGVKLYSGRVDEMIASHGFFELKANNNENLIAFLKNHTAFKDVIAKNGTVTAFLNEPMDAATFNECMFKEGFVLSHLVKRKESLEEQFLALTNNQSN, encoded by the coding sequence TTGAATACTATACTCAGAATAAACAACCTTACTAAAAAATTCGGGGCACTTACCGCGGTCAACGATCTTTCTTTTACTATCGAAAAAGGCAACGTATACGGACTTTTAGGCCCCAACGGGAGCGGTAAATCCACAACGCTTGGAATTGTATTAAACGTAGTTAATAAAACGAGTGGCGACTTTAGTTGGTTTGATGGAAAAACAAGCACCCATGAAGCATTGAAAAAAGTCGGAGCCATTATAGAGCGCCCCAATTTTTACCCATATATGAGTGCCGAAAAAAACCTAAAGCTCGTATGTAAAATTAAAGGTGTCAGCTCCCATAACATTAGAGAAAAACTTGAACTGGTTGGACTTTGGGACAGAAAAGACAGTAAGTTCAGCACCTATTCGCTGGGTATGAAACAACGTCTGGCAATAGCTTCCGCATTACTCAACGATCCGGAAATACTTATTCTGGACGAACCTACAAATGGTCTGGACCCCCAGGGTATTCATCAAATCCGGGAACTGATTACCAGGATCGCGGGCAAAGGCACCACCATACTATTGGCTTCCCATTTATTAGATGAAGTTGAAAAAGTATGTAGCCATGTCGTTGTACTCAGAAAGGGTGTTAAATTATATTCAGGCCGGGTAGATGAAATGATTGCCAGCCACGGCTTCTTCGAATTAAAAGCAAATAATAACGAAAACCTTATCGCTTTTCTGAAAAACCATACAGCTTTTAAAGATGTGATTGCTAAAAATGGTACTGTCACTGCTTTTCTTAATGAACCTATGGATGCCGCTACATTTAATGAATGCATGTTTAAAGAAGGGTTTGTCTTATCTCATCTGGTAAAAAGAAAAGAAAGCTTAGAGGAACAATTTCTGGCACTTACCAACAATCAATCAAATTAA
- a CDS encoding nucleoid-associated protein — translation MINLYPTQLDSLSIHRVGNKSKNEGAFLSEEPYKLNDEITAILKEYFFKPFREKEESYYRFHNEVDVEFNELYKIVSDIFSDPSSVHANSKRIATHLFDQSSHPHIKSGELYVAYLSNVMLDNEKVDAVGIFKSELKHDFLQFEEKGSNLDILIQQGININKLDKGCMIFNVKKEEGYKILSVDSNKYDTKYWLENFLGVDVLADENFFTKKYLKFCQDFAKDVVLPAEDKKEEVMFMNRSMNYFAKNDDFEETNFLNEVIDNPDLIPEFKHYKVEKGPKYSIEDVSNFPIANKAVSDARKKVKNLIQLDTNIQIKMDFINPESAEKFVEKGWDEEKQMYYYLVYFNKEQKS, via the coding sequence ATGATCAATTTATATCCAACACAATTAGATAGCCTCTCCATACACCGTGTAGGTAATAAAAGTAAGAATGAAGGAGCTTTTTTATCTGAAGAGCCCTATAAACTCAATGATGAAATCACAGCCATTTTAAAAGAGTACTTTTTTAAGCCTTTCAGGGAAAAAGAAGAAAGCTATTACCGTTTTCATAATGAAGTAGACGTAGAGTTCAACGAACTATATAAAATTGTTTCTGACATCTTTTCAGACCCTTCATCCGTGCATGCCAATTCAAAAAGAATTGCCACCCACCTGTTCGACCAAAGCAGTCACCCCCATATTAAAAGCGGAGAGCTGTATGTTGCATACTTATCTAATGTAATGCTGGACAATGAAAAAGTAGATGCCGTAGGGATCTTTAAATCGGAATTAAAACACGACTTCCTGCAATTTGAAGAAAAAGGCAGCAACCTGGACATCCTAATCCAGCAGGGGATCAATATCAACAAGCTGGATAAAGGATGTATGATCTTTAATGTCAAGAAAGAAGAAGGTTATAAGATTCTGTCGGTAGACAGCAATAAATACGACACCAAATACTGGCTGGAGAACTTTTTAGGAGTGGATGTTCTTGCCGATGAGAACTTCTTCACAAAAAAATACCTGAAATTCTGCCAGGACTTTGCCAAAGATGTGGTTCTGCCTGCAGAAGACAAAAAAGAAGAGGTGATGTTTATGAACAGATCGATGAACTACTTTGCAAAAAATGATGATTTTGAAGAAACCAACTTCCTGAACGAGGTTATCGACAACCCGGATCTGATCCCTGAATTCAAACATTATAAAGTAGAAAAGGGACCTAAATACAGTATTGAAGACGTTTCAAACTTCCCGATCGCCAATAAAGCCGTTTCCGATGCAAGAAAAAAGGTGAAGAATTTGATCCAGCTCGATACAAACATCCAGATCAAAATGGATTTTATTAATCCGGAATCCGCTGAAAAATTTGTTGAGAAAGGTTGGGATGAAGAAAAACAGATGTATTATTATCTGGTATATTTCAATAAAGAACAGAAAAGTTAA
- a CDS encoding plasmid pRiA4b ORF-3 family protein, whose protein sequence is MIYKFRIILDAEEDIFRDIEIEAENTLEELHNAITQAFGFDGSEMASFYISDEEWNQGEEISLFDMSDGSSDVRLMNETSLDSILDENNTKLIYIYDFLSMWTFFVELAEIAGKEEARIYPNLLFAHGQLPDAPPEKEFEGETFDNDPDDFGLDIEDLDDLDFDENWN, encoded by the coding sequence ATGATTTATAAGTTTAGGATAATTTTAGATGCCGAAGAAGATATATTCAGAGATATCGAAATTGAAGCAGAAAACACTTTAGAAGAACTCCATAACGCTATTACTCAGGCATTCGGGTTTGACGGAAGCGAAATGGCCTCTTTTTACATAAGTGATGAAGAATGGAATCAGGGAGAAGAAATATCGTTATTCGATATGAGTGACGGAAGTTCTGATGTAAGATTAATGAATGAAACATCCCTCGACAGCATCCTCGATGAGAACAATACCAAGCTTATCTATATATATGACTTTTTGAGTATGTGGACCTTTTTTGTGGAACTTGCAGAAATTGCAGGAAAGGAAGAAGCCAGAATATATCCTAACCTCCTTTTTGCACATGGTCAGCTGCCGGATGCCCCGCCTGAAAAAGAATTTGAAGGGGAAACATTTGACAATGACCCTGATGATTTTGGTCTTGATATCGAAGATTTGGACGACCTGGATTTTGATGAAAATTGGAATTAA
- a CDS encoding COX15/CtaA family protein has translation MQKDSKKVVYWLLIGCFLIFIMVIVGGITRLTHSGLSMSEYKLVTDMLPPMNEQQWHDAFEVYKQFPEYQKLNNHFTLEDFKDIYFWEWLHRLIGRVIGIVFFIPFIYFLLTKQLTRKTTYKSMILMLLGGFQGFLGWYMVKSGLIDRPDVSHYRLAIHLIAAFITFAATFWVALDIIYPTRKTVSKPFRNLVILGMAILILQIVWGAFVAGLDAGWVHNHWPLMSEGKLIHETVYIEQETLWKNLTEGRSGVQFVHRYLAYIVVLIVGIIAYKAYKMNLTTPQKNGINALVTLVILQFILGVFTLILAVPVWLGVVHQVGAFFLLSAMTFTLHRFR, from the coding sequence ATGCAAAAAGATTCTAAAAAAGTAGTTTACTGGTTATTAATCGGTTGTTTTTTAATATTTATTATGGTTATTGTTGGAGGAATTACCCGACTCACCCACTCAGGGCTGTCTATGTCTGAATATAAATTAGTCACAGACATGCTACCTCCTATGAATGAACAACAGTGGCACGATGCATTTGAAGTTTACAAACAGTTTCCTGAATACCAAAAGCTAAATAATCATTTTACCCTCGAAGACTTTAAAGACATCTACTTCTGGGAATGGCTTCACCGGTTAATCGGAAGAGTTATAGGGATTGTATTCTTCATCCCCTTTATCTATTTCTTACTCACCAAACAACTAACCAGAAAAACCACCTACAAATCAATGATTTTGATGCTTTTAGGCGGTTTTCAGGGCTTTTTAGGATGGTATATGGTCAAAAGCGGGCTTATTGACCGGCCTGATGTTAGCCACTATCGACTGGCCATCCATCTGATAGCAGCCTTCATTACATTTGCTGCCACTTTTTGGGTAGCTCTTGATATAATATACCCGACCCGGAAAACAGTTTCAAAGCCCTTTAGAAATTTAGTTATCTTAGGGATGGCAATTTTAATCCTTCAGATTGTTTGGGGAGCTTTTGTAGCTGGCCTGGATGCCGGGTGGGTACATAATCACTGGCCATTGATGTCCGAAGGAAAATTAATTCATGAAACCGTTTATATTGAACAGGAAACACTATGGAAAAACTTAACCGAAGGAAGAAGCGGGGTTCAGTTTGTTCACAGGTATCTTGCGTATATCGTAGTACTGATCGTAGGTATTATTGCCTATAAAGCATATAAAATGAATTTAACAACACCACAAAAGAACGGTATCAACGCCTTGGTAACATTGGTGATTTTACAATTCATCCTTGGTGTCTTCACCCTCATATTGGCTGTCCCTGTATGGCTTGGCGTAGTTCATCAGGTAGGTGCATTCTTTTTACTGAGTGCAATGACATTTACATTGCATCGTTTCAGATAA
- a CDS encoding CCA tRNA nucleotidyltransferase has product MIKISEKNYLVTIENHKQAIEHPIFELISQTSEELKLNSYVIGGFVRDYLLKRGTPKDIDIVTIGSGIELARAVAQKLPKKPQVSVFKNFGTAMIKTDDLEIEFVGARKESYNEDSRKPIVENGSLEDDQNRRDFTINALALSLSKENFGELLDPFNGIDDLKNQIIKTPLDPDITYSDDPLRMMRAVRFATQLNFHIESESLDAIQRNKDRIKIISKERIVDELHKILLSPTPSVGFKLLLKTELLYYIMPELTNLLGIEEIEGQRHKDNFWHTLEVVDNISEHTDNLWLRWAALLHDIGKAPTKKFGKKVGWTFHGHEFVGSKMVYKLFKRLRMPLNDKMKFVQKMVLLSSRPIVLAQDIATDSAVRRLVFDAGDHIEDLMTLCEADITTKNPKKFKKYHNNFQIVRTKITEVEERDHIRNFQPPVDGQEIMETFNLKPSKEIGIIKEAIKEAILEGEIPNEYEAAREFMLKKGEKLGLKANT; this is encoded by the coding sequence ATGATCAAGATTTCTGAAAAAAATTACTTAGTGACAATAGAAAACCATAAACAGGCAATTGAACATCCTATCTTCGAGCTTATTTCGCAAACTTCTGAAGAATTAAAGCTTAACAGCTATGTAATCGGAGGCTTTGTAAGAGATTACCTTTTAAAAAGAGGCACTCCAAAAGATATCGATATCGTTACAATTGGCAGTGGTATTGAATTAGCCAGAGCTGTTGCTCAAAAACTTCCGAAAAAACCCCAAGTTTCAGTTTTTAAAAATTTCGGAACGGCAATGATCAAGACTGACGACCTGGAAATTGAGTTTGTGGGAGCCCGGAAAGAAAGCTATAATGAAGACAGCCGCAAACCTATAGTTGAAAACGGAAGCCTGGAAGACGACCAGAATCGTCGCGATTTCACAATCAATGCTTTAGCCCTGTCGTTGTCGAAAGAGAATTTTGGGGAACTACTCGATCCGTTTAACGGAATTGACGATTTAAAAAACCAGATTATAAAAACTCCTTTAGATCCGGATATCACATATTCAGATGATCCGCTTCGAATGATGCGGGCCGTCAGATTCGCTACTCAGTTAAACTTTCACATTGAAAGTGAATCCCTGGATGCAATTCAGAGAAACAAAGACCGGATAAAGATCATATCTAAAGAGCGTATCGTAGACGAATTACATAAAATACTACTATCCCCGACACCCTCTGTCGGTTTTAAACTTTTACTAAAAACGGAACTGCTTTATTATATCATGCCTGAACTTACAAATTTACTAGGCATCGAAGAAATTGAAGGGCAGCGGCATAAAGATAATTTCTGGCATACACTGGAGGTGGTCGACAATATCAGTGAACATACCGATAACTTATGGTTACGCTGGGCAGCGCTATTGCACGATATAGGTAAAGCACCCACAAAAAAATTCGGCAAGAAGGTCGGGTGGACCTTTCACGGACACGAATTTGTCGGATCAAAAATGGTATATAAACTTTTTAAGCGATTGCGAATGCCATTGAACGACAAAATGAAATTTGTTCAAAAAATGGTGCTTTTAAGTTCAAGGCCTATCGTTTTGGCCCAGGACATTGCTACAGATTCGGCCGTAAGAAGGCTTGTATTTGATGCCGGCGACCATATAGAGGATTTAATGACATTGTGTGAAGCCGATATCACAACTAAAAACCCTAAAAAATTTAAAAAATACCATAATAATTTTCAAATTGTCCGTACCAAGATCACCGAAGTTGAAGAACGCGATCATATCCGTAATTTCCAACCTCCTGTTGACGGACAAGAAATCATGGAAACCTTTAACCTGAAGCCTTCAAAAGAAATCGGCATCATCAAGGAAGCTATTAAAGAAGCTATTTTAGAAGGTGAAATACCAAATGAATATGAAGCTGCCCGTGAATTTATGCTTAAGAAAGGGGAAAAACTAGGACTCAAAGCAAACACCTGA